The proteins below are encoded in one region of Cololabis saira isolate AMF1-May2022 chromosome 21, fColSai1.1, whole genome shotgun sequence:
- the znf281a gene encoding zinc finger protein 281 isoform X2 codes for MSIIQDKMGNEFLRPNGGMDSSFGGGMIMFSHLPPVTSFTRLAAHTVMQDLPPQEMILKKERDSPDCSMGGLGGGGLGGAGMGDYIYTMGIKQEKQSEHDYRLPLYPGGLGKNTELLEVSVSNNQNLLLHDLNMGNLPSQIEKEATGRKGRRSNGDGQEGKPRKKRSEAKSLMLDPDGGGLSPGNKPHICEHCAASFRSSYHLRRHVLIHTGERPFRCSQCNMSFIQKYLLQRHEKIHSGEKPFSCDQCNMRFIQKYHMERHKRTHSGEKPYRCETCQQYFSRTDRLLKHKRTCGEAIKKGLDPGMMDLGSVDMGQGSYGGTQGNAGSSGRKKGRSKNSGEAGERKKKKGDGGGARELHMHGAVSGGYSIHEYSLDNQTVSSSTDPGPSMQPGHQGQAPKMAFKKANRRSLDKGGPGPAKSLGPAGGLDEHGLMQGSEAKAAATSSNYDDAMQFLKKRRYLQSVNGTSAAGPAGASTEFDVSVHLSSQPAVLQGGLSSVMDSDVPLSLDKSGIPDEVLQSLLDHYAQKADGSHHDVHFDLHDQPVELSSASADGPDIGSSTDGSGAAGDKTFMMQEYSRFLLQALERTSHSSSFPLGPGASPSGAFAGSHLADKNVYSMSTLECGFGQSAASPSLPSSVPKSHFAMLTGSSSQHSFHLSSLEASSHQQLTPSQELTEQMEKQHASTPPSTYQMSPSDLGGQKEQPAGKGGPAVVYPLVSSQDLASLDSKPSYHIENFAQAFGSQFKPDGHGLSYSSDSGREVDHRIRTPVSEFSGYSSLLSDVSEPVRAGSTTPTSQSYR; via the exons ATGAGCATAATTCAAGACAAGATGGGGAATGAATTCCTGCGCCCCAACGGGGGCATGGATAGCAGTTTTGGAGGCGGCATGATCATGTTCAGCCATCTGCCTCCGGTGACCAGCTTCACCCGGCTGGCAGCTCACACGGTCATGCAGGACCTTCCACCGCAAGAAATGATTCTGAAAAAGGAGCGCGACTCTCCCGACTGCAGCATGGGCGGCCTGGGAGGCGGCGGCCTGGGAGGTGCTGGGATGGGAGACTACATTTACACCATGGGCATCAAGCAGGAGAAGCAGTCGGAGCACGATTATCGCCTACCGCTCTACCCTGGAGGTCTGGGGAAGAAcacggagctgctggaggtgtcTGTCAGCAACAACCAGAACCTGCTGCTGCACGACCTGAACATGGGCAAC CTGCCGAGTCAGATAGAAAAGGAGGCCACGGGGAGGAAAGGTCGCAGGTCAAACGGTGATGGACAGGAGGGAAAGCcaagaaagaagagaagtgaggcaaag TCGTTGATGCTGGATCCAGATGGTGGAGGTCTGTCTCCTGGAAACAAGCCTCACATCTGTGAACACTGCGCTGCATCCTTCAGAAGTTCCTATCACCTGCGCAGACATGTCCTCATACACACAG gtgaaagACCCTTCAGATGCAGTCAGTGCAACATGAGTTTCATTCAGAAATACCTTCTTCAGCGACACGAGAAAATCCACAGTG GAGAGAAGCCATTCAGCTGTGATCAGTGCAACATGCGGTTCATTCAGAAGTACCACATGGAGAGGCACAAGAGGACGCACAgcggagagaagccgtacagatgtgagacCTGCCAACAG tATTTTTCGAGGACAGATCGACTTCTTAAGCACAAGCGAACCTGTGGAGAAGCCATAAAGAAGGGTCTGGATCCGGGGATGATGGACCTGGGCTCCGTGGACATGGGACAAGGCAGCTATGGAGGCACTCAGGGAAACGCTGGGAGCTCTGGTCGGAAGAAGGGAAGGTCCAAAAACTCTGGAGAGGCAGGCGAGCGCAAAAAGAAGAAGGGAGATGGAGGAGGGGCGCGGGAGCTGCACATGCATGGAGCCGTGTCTGGAGGCTACAGCATCCATGAGTACTCTCTGGACAACCAGACGGTGTCTTCCTCCACGGATCCGGGCCCCAGCATGCAGCCGGGCCACCAGGGCCAAGCTCCAAAGATGGCCTTCAAGAAGGCCAATCGCAGGAGCCTGGATAAAGGCGGCCCGGGGCCGGCCAAGTCCCTGGGGCCGGCCGGGGGCCTGGACGAGCACGGCCTCATGCAGGGTAGCGAGGCCAAGGCGGCAGCCACCAGCAGCAACTACGACGACGCCATGCAGTTCCTGAAGAAGAGGCGCTACCTCCAGTCAGTGAACGGTACGAGCGCTGCGGGGCCCGCAGGAGCCAGCACCGAGTTCGACGTCAGCGTCCACCTGTCCTCCCAGCCGGCTGTCCTCCAGGGTGGACTCTCCAGCGTGATGGACAGCGACGTTCCTCTGAGCCTCGACAAGTCGGGTATCCCCGACGAGGTGCTGCAGAGCCTCCTCGACCACTACGCCCAGAAAGCCGACGGCTCGCACCACGACGTTCACTTCGACCTGCACGACCAGCCCGTGGAGCTGAGCTCCGCGTCCGCCGACGGCCCCGACatcggcagcagcacagacggCTCCGGGGCAGCGGGAGACAAGACTTTCATGATGCAGGAGTACTCGCGCTTCCTGCTGCAGGCTTTGGAGCGCACCAGCCACAGCAGCAGCTTCCCTCTGGGCCCCGGGGCCTCTCCCTCAGGAGCCTTCGCCGGCTCCCACCTCGCAGACAAGAACGTCTACAGCATGTCCACACTGGAGTGTGGGTTCGGCCAGTCGGCGGCCTCGCCTTCGCTGCCCTCCTCTGTGCCAAAGTCTCACTTTGCAATGCTGACGGGCTCCTCATCTCAGCACAGCTTCCACCTGAGCAGCCTGGAGGCCTCGTCACACCAGCAGCTCACCCCTTCTCAGGAGCTCACGGAGCAGATGGAGAAGCAGCACGCCTCCACCCCGCCCTCCACCTACCAGATGAGCCCGTCCGACCTGGGCGGCCAGAAGGAGCAGCCGGCCGGGAAGGGCGGCCCGGCCGTGGTCTACCCTCTGGTCTCCTCGCAGGACCTGGCCTCTCTGGACTCCAAGCCTTCCTACCACATTGAAAACTTTGCCCAGGCGTTCGGCTCCCAGTTCAAGCCGGACGGCCACGGCTTGTCTTACAGCAGCGACTCCGGCAGGGAGGTGGATCACCGGATACGGACGCCCGTGTCTGAATTCTCAGGGTATAGTAGTTTGTTATCTGATGTCAGTGAGCCAGTACGTGCAGGTTCTACAACACCAACAAGCCAAAGCTACAGATGA
- the znf281a gene encoding zinc finger protein 281 isoform X1: MSIIQDKMGNEFLRPNGGMDSSFGGGMIMFSHLPPVTSFTRLAAHTVMQDLPPQEMILKKERDSPDCSMGGLGGGGLGGAGMGDYIYTMGIKQEKQSEHDYRLPLYPGGLGKNTELLEVSVSNNQNLLLHDLNMGNLPSQIEKEATGRKGRRSNGDGQEGKPRKKRSEAKQSLMLDPDGGGLSPGNKPHICEHCAASFRSSYHLRRHVLIHTGERPFRCSQCNMSFIQKYLLQRHEKIHSGEKPFSCDQCNMRFIQKYHMERHKRTHSGEKPYRCETCQQYFSRTDRLLKHKRTCGEAIKKGLDPGMMDLGSVDMGQGSYGGTQGNAGSSGRKKGRSKNSGEAGERKKKKGDGGGARELHMHGAVSGGYSIHEYSLDNQTVSSSTDPGPSMQPGHQGQAPKMAFKKANRRSLDKGGPGPAKSLGPAGGLDEHGLMQGSEAKAAATSSNYDDAMQFLKKRRYLQSVNGTSAAGPAGASTEFDVSVHLSSQPAVLQGGLSSVMDSDVPLSLDKSGIPDEVLQSLLDHYAQKADGSHHDVHFDLHDQPVELSSASADGPDIGSSTDGSGAAGDKTFMMQEYSRFLLQALERTSHSSSFPLGPGASPSGAFAGSHLADKNVYSMSTLECGFGQSAASPSLPSSVPKSHFAMLTGSSSQHSFHLSSLEASSHQQLTPSQELTEQMEKQHASTPPSTYQMSPSDLGGQKEQPAGKGGPAVVYPLVSSQDLASLDSKPSYHIENFAQAFGSQFKPDGHGLSYSSDSGREVDHRIRTPVSEFSGYSSLLSDVSEPVRAGSTTPTSQSYR, translated from the exons ATGAGCATAATTCAAGACAAGATGGGGAATGAATTCCTGCGCCCCAACGGGGGCATGGATAGCAGTTTTGGAGGCGGCATGATCATGTTCAGCCATCTGCCTCCGGTGACCAGCTTCACCCGGCTGGCAGCTCACACGGTCATGCAGGACCTTCCACCGCAAGAAATGATTCTGAAAAAGGAGCGCGACTCTCCCGACTGCAGCATGGGCGGCCTGGGAGGCGGCGGCCTGGGAGGTGCTGGGATGGGAGACTACATTTACACCATGGGCATCAAGCAGGAGAAGCAGTCGGAGCACGATTATCGCCTACCGCTCTACCCTGGAGGTCTGGGGAAGAAcacggagctgctggaggtgtcTGTCAGCAACAACCAGAACCTGCTGCTGCACGACCTGAACATGGGCAAC CTGCCGAGTCAGATAGAAAAGGAGGCCACGGGGAGGAAAGGTCGCAGGTCAAACGGTGATGGACAGGAGGGAAAGCcaagaaagaagagaagtgaggcaaag CAGTCGTTGATGCTGGATCCAGATGGTGGAGGTCTGTCTCCTGGAAACAAGCCTCACATCTGTGAACACTGCGCTGCATCCTTCAGAAGTTCCTATCACCTGCGCAGACATGTCCTCATACACACAG gtgaaagACCCTTCAGATGCAGTCAGTGCAACATGAGTTTCATTCAGAAATACCTTCTTCAGCGACACGAGAAAATCCACAGTG GAGAGAAGCCATTCAGCTGTGATCAGTGCAACATGCGGTTCATTCAGAAGTACCACATGGAGAGGCACAAGAGGACGCACAgcggagagaagccgtacagatgtgagacCTGCCAACAG tATTTTTCGAGGACAGATCGACTTCTTAAGCACAAGCGAACCTGTGGAGAAGCCATAAAGAAGGGTCTGGATCCGGGGATGATGGACCTGGGCTCCGTGGACATGGGACAAGGCAGCTATGGAGGCACTCAGGGAAACGCTGGGAGCTCTGGTCGGAAGAAGGGAAGGTCCAAAAACTCTGGAGAGGCAGGCGAGCGCAAAAAGAAGAAGGGAGATGGAGGAGGGGCGCGGGAGCTGCACATGCATGGAGCCGTGTCTGGAGGCTACAGCATCCATGAGTACTCTCTGGACAACCAGACGGTGTCTTCCTCCACGGATCCGGGCCCCAGCATGCAGCCGGGCCACCAGGGCCAAGCTCCAAAGATGGCCTTCAAGAAGGCCAATCGCAGGAGCCTGGATAAAGGCGGCCCGGGGCCGGCCAAGTCCCTGGGGCCGGCCGGGGGCCTGGACGAGCACGGCCTCATGCAGGGTAGCGAGGCCAAGGCGGCAGCCACCAGCAGCAACTACGACGACGCCATGCAGTTCCTGAAGAAGAGGCGCTACCTCCAGTCAGTGAACGGTACGAGCGCTGCGGGGCCCGCAGGAGCCAGCACCGAGTTCGACGTCAGCGTCCACCTGTCCTCCCAGCCGGCTGTCCTCCAGGGTGGACTCTCCAGCGTGATGGACAGCGACGTTCCTCTGAGCCTCGACAAGTCGGGTATCCCCGACGAGGTGCTGCAGAGCCTCCTCGACCACTACGCCCAGAAAGCCGACGGCTCGCACCACGACGTTCACTTCGACCTGCACGACCAGCCCGTGGAGCTGAGCTCCGCGTCCGCCGACGGCCCCGACatcggcagcagcacagacggCTCCGGGGCAGCGGGAGACAAGACTTTCATGATGCAGGAGTACTCGCGCTTCCTGCTGCAGGCTTTGGAGCGCACCAGCCACAGCAGCAGCTTCCCTCTGGGCCCCGGGGCCTCTCCCTCAGGAGCCTTCGCCGGCTCCCACCTCGCAGACAAGAACGTCTACAGCATGTCCACACTGGAGTGTGGGTTCGGCCAGTCGGCGGCCTCGCCTTCGCTGCCCTCCTCTGTGCCAAAGTCTCACTTTGCAATGCTGACGGGCTCCTCATCTCAGCACAGCTTCCACCTGAGCAGCCTGGAGGCCTCGTCACACCAGCAGCTCACCCCTTCTCAGGAGCTCACGGAGCAGATGGAGAAGCAGCACGCCTCCACCCCGCCCTCCACCTACCAGATGAGCCCGTCCGACCTGGGCGGCCAGAAGGAGCAGCCGGCCGGGAAGGGCGGCCCGGCCGTGGTCTACCCTCTGGTCTCCTCGCAGGACCTGGCCTCTCTGGACTCCAAGCCTTCCTACCACATTGAAAACTTTGCCCAGGCGTTCGGCTCCCAGTTCAAGCCGGACGGCCACGGCTTGTCTTACAGCAGCGACTCCGGCAGGGAGGTGGATCACCGGATACGGACGCCCGTGTCTGAATTCTCAGGGTATAGTAGTTTGTTATCTGATGTCAGTGAGCCAGTACGTGCAGGTTCTACAACACCAACAAGCCAAAGCTACAGATGA